In Oreochromis aureus strain Israel breed Guangdong linkage group 15, ZZ_aureus, whole genome shotgun sequence, a single genomic region encodes these proteins:
- the LOC116318345 gene encoding angiopoietin-related protein 4-like, which yields MKMPQLLILLVTILVHAAVGFPTDRRAREKQASWDDVNVVAHGLLQLGLGLKEHVDKAKAQMSDINAKLKAFNGTVAELERKQREQDEAMKARSKGPEESQRLAELAEEVKKQTADLNSRMDWLQGALTERMLDSNDSGHSGVPMIQLLLAQNKRVDQLEEKLKLQQDKLEKQSLQLQALQNKISHKRVKAHRRKHEEMALRGEAQQIHTESGLAGDRDDLLVRGQRASRDGRSRRQQLWKQAASSSTATERESNSLNAGHLKMTPASPNH from the exons ATGAAGATGCCTCAACTTCTCATCCTCCTCGTGACCATTTTGGTGCACGCAGCAGTCGGTTTCCCCACTGACAGGAGGGCCCGGGAGAAACAGGCCTCATGGGACGATGTGAATGTGGTGGCCCACGGCCTCCTCCAGCTTGGCCTGGGCCTCAAGGAGCACGTGGACAAGGCCAAAGCCCAGATGAGCGACATCAACGCCAAACTGAAGGCCTTCAACGGCACGGTGGCCGAGCTGGAGAGGAAGCAGCGGGAGCAAGATGAAGCTATGAAGGCCAGAAGCAAGGGGCCGGAGGAGAGTCAGAGGCTGGCAGAGCTGGCTGaggaggtgaagaagcagacaGCGGATTTAAACTCCAGGATGGACTGGCTGCAGGGAGCGCTTACAGAGAGGATGCTGGACAGCAACGACAGCGGTCACTCAGGAGTCCCAATGATCCAG ctgctgctggctcagaACAAACGCGTGGACCAGCTGGAGGAGAAACTCAAGCTGCAGCAAGACAAACTGGAGAAGCAGAGTCTGCAACTACAAGCACTGCAGAACAAG ATTTCACATAAGAGAGTAAAGGCGCACAGGAGGAAACACGAAGAGATGGCACTGAGGGGCGAGGCTCAGCAGATCCACACAGAATCAG GTTTGGCCGGAGACCGTGATGATCTCCTCGTACGTGGGCAGCGAGCCAGCAGAGACGGGAGGAGCAGGAGGCAGCAGCTCTGGAAGCAGGCGGCATCCTCCTCCACGGCCACAGAGCGAGAGAGCAACTCTCTGAACGCCGGTCATCTAAAAATGACACCAGCATCCCCAAATCATTAA